The following are from one region of the Tenacibaculum dicentrarchi genome:
- a CDS encoding trans-sulfuration enzyme family protein — MSHQFETQAIRNQTERSQFSEHSTPLYLTSSFVFEDAEDMRACFAEEKDKNLYSRFSNPNTTEFVDKIVAMEKAEAGYAFATGMSAVFSTFGALLSAGEHIVSCKSVFGSTHSLFTKYFPKWNIETSYFKISEVEKIESLIQPNTKILYAETPTNPAVDIIDLELLGKIAKKHNLLLIIDNCFATPYLQNPIDFGADLVIHSATKLIDGQGRVLGGVTVGKANLIREIYLFSRNTGPAMSPFNAWILSKSLETLSIRVEKHCENALKIAEFLENHPKVNLVKYPFLKSHPKYEIAKKQMRFGGNIVAFEIKGGINAGRKFLNAIKMCSLSANLGDTRSIVTHPASTTHSKLNINDRIEVGITDSLVRCSVGLENVIDIINDLKQALEK, encoded by the coding sequence TAAGAAATCAAACCGAACGTTCACAATTTTCGGAACATTCTACGCCGTTATATCTAACATCTAGTTTTGTGTTTGAAGATGCAGAAGATATGCGTGCTTGTTTTGCTGAAGAAAAAGATAAAAATTTATATAGCCGATTTTCAAATCCTAATACCACGGAATTTGTAGATAAAATTGTGGCGATGGAAAAAGCGGAAGCAGGATATGCTTTTGCAACTGGTATGTCGGCTGTTTTTTCGACTTTCGGAGCTTTATTGAGTGCTGGCGAGCATATTGTTTCTTGTAAATCTGTATTTGGTTCAACACATAGTTTGTTTACTAAATATTTTCCGAAATGGAATATTGAAACTAGTTATTTTAAAATATCTGAAGTTGAAAAAATAGAAAGTTTAATTCAGCCAAACACTAAAATTTTATATGCCGAAACGCCAACAAACCCAGCGGTTGATATTATTGATTTAGAATTGCTTGGTAAAATTGCTAAAAAACATAATTTATTATTGATAATTGACAATTGTTTTGCGACGCCTTATTTGCAAAATCCTATTGATTTTGGTGCCGATTTAGTCATTCATTCGGCAACTAAATTAATTGACGGACAAGGAAGAGTTTTAGGCGGAGTTACTGTTGGAAAAGCTAATTTAATTCGAGAAATTTATTTATTTTCAAGAAATACAGGTCCTGCAATGTCGCCTTTTAATGCGTGGATTTTATCAAAAAGTTTAGAAACATTAAGCATCCGTGTTGAAAAACATTGTGAAAATGCCTTAAAAATAGCGGAATTTTTAGAAAATCATCCGAAGGTAAATTTAGTGAAATATCCATTTTTAAAATCGCATCCAAAGTATGAAATCGCCAAAAAACAAATGCGATTCGGTGGAAATATTGTAGCTTTCGAAATAAAAGGAGGCATTAATGCAGGGCGGAAGTTTTTAAATGCCATCAAAATGTGTTCTTTATCGGCAAATTTAGGCGATACTAGAAGTATTGTAACGCATCCAGCATCAACAACACATAGTAAATTAAATATAAATGATAGAATAGAAGTAGGAATTACCGATAGTTTAGTTCGATGTTCTGTCGGTTTAGAAAATGTAATAGATATTATAAACGACTTAAAACAGGCTTTAGAAAAATAA